gggcatgagcagctcatagcttcgatgcagccaagcaagtactcgaagaagtacttcaagacgaagcttcagaagaagtcgaagactgcttcgaaagtactcgataagcctgcggtactcagctacgaagagctcgggggcttgtcagatccggggccaccgggctgggcacattacgtagtctaagagattaagcccgtcttatctcttattcattttgtttatctcttgtttatcccgtttaaataggagatagagctaaccaacacggagaggatctactcgagatatgctctggtatgatccctcgacggaggttggttagcatctttgtaactctgacctctcggatatataagggaggtcagggaccccctaaaaacagaagatTATTAGGTCATTCTGCACCAAAGGGAATACGAACCACCATACAGAacatagggtgttacgctccgtgcggcccaaacctgtctaaaagtcttgtgttccttgcaccttcgagttcctgatctcggcgtctcctcacccaaaacttaccaccttgggtatatctctcggtgggcagccagttaAACACCGACGCAACGAACCTCAAGGCAAAGAGGAGATGTTCAACTACGCACATTCGTCCCTTAGAAATGTCGTAGAAAGATCATTTGGAGTTTTAAAGCACAAGTGGCGCATGCTCACCAAAATACCCAGTTATCCAACACAAACACAAACACATATTATTGTTGCGTGCATGGCTCTGCATAATTTCATCAGGCAGAGTGGGTTTAGGGATAAAGACTTTAGGCGCTGTGATAGTGATGATAACTATGTGCCTGATGAAGCCTATGAAGATCAGCCAGAATGCGAGCCTGCCCCCAGTTATTTGGAATGTCCACACATGAATGGCTTTCGTGATACAATTGCGCTCCATATGTTGCATCGAGGTTCAGCTGTGATTATGTAACGGGACTTTTACTTTTTATTGtaatttgtgaggacgtgtactGCTGCGGCTTTTTAATTTCGAGTTGTGGTTGCCTTGAAAAACTGTTGTTGTACTGTTATGCATATATATGTTGTTGTGTCAACTTATGTGCTCAAGGATACTTTCTTTCATCAGTGTGTGCGTTATTGATTCAAACGTTGGTGTTCGTATGTACTGCTCACATCTGAGATGTTGATCTATACACAAGAATGCAAAATGAGCCATCCAACTGAACAGCTATAAACGCAAAAAAGCTGTAAACGTAAAaaagctgtaaacgcaaaaatcTGGCCATCTAAACACCTgtaagggcctgtttagttccggTGTAAAGGCAAAAAGGCAAAACGCAAAATTGCATGTGTAAAACTTTACAcctttttgcgtttacagcttttttgcgtttacagcttttttgcgtttacagctttTTAGTTGGATGGCTCATTTTGCATTCTTGTGCATAGATGAACAGCAACGTTTGAAGGAAAGTACTTGTCTGCACACACTGATGAAGGAAAGTGTCCTTGCGCACACAAGTTGACACAACAACATATATATGCATAACAGTACAACAACAGTATTTCAAGGCAACCACAACTCGAAATTAAAAAGCCGCAGCagtacacgtcctcacaaattaCAATAAAAAGTAAAAGTCTCGTTACATAATCACAGCTCAACCTCGATGCAACATATGGAGCGCAATTGTATCACGAAAGCCATTCATGTGTGGACATTCCAAATAACTGGGCGCAGGCTCGCATTCTGGCTGATCTTCATAGGCTTCATCAGGCACATAGTTATCATCAATATCACAGCGCCTAAAGTCTTTATCCCTAAACCCACTCTGCCTGATGAAATTATGCAGAGCCATGCACGCAACAATAATATGTGTTTGTGTTTGTGTTGGATAACAGGGTATTTTGGTGAGCATTCGCCACTTGTGCTTTAAAACTCCAAATGATCTTTCTACGACATTTCTAAGGGACGAATGTGCGTAGTTGAACATCTCCTCTTTACCTTGAGGTTCGTTGGCGTTTTGAAACTCTTGGAGATGGTACTTGCTGCCCTTGTAAGGAGCCAAGTAACCCGGTCGGTTCGGGTACCCCGAGTCCACCAGATAGTATTTGCCTGCAGCACCAAACACCTGTAAGCGTCAAGAAACTGCCGTTAGAATTGCAAATGGAGCTTCATGTTAAAAGTGTACCTAGAGGGGGATGGGGAAATGCATTGTTGTACTTATTCATTGCATCATCAAAAACCCTCATATCATGTACCGATCCAGGCCAACCCGCGAGAACAAATGTAAACATCATGTCAAAGTCACAGACTGCCATCACATTTTGTGTTGTGATGCTCTTACGACACATGTACTGGACCAAAAGCTGTTGGGGCACCACGACAGGAATGTGAGTTCCATCTATTGATCCAATACAATCCATAAAGAATGGATCAAACCTATGGTGCATCAATCTGGGGTGCCTAGTTCGGAACTCTGGGTCTCTGGGTTTAATGATGTCAGCAGCAAGTTTGAGTAAAGACTTTAAAACCTTGTAAAACATGCTGTGAACCGTCCCCATGGATCTTTCAAATCTGTCCTCGGCTTGCCTTACTGACTGCGGAGCTCCAACCATCCACAGAAACATGCCTAAAGCCTCTATGGAGGTTGACTTTGCACTAGATGTCAAATCATATTTTTCTAGCAAAAGTTCGTGAAGCCGATGGAAAATATTTGGGGGCATTCTAAACATGTTGTAGCATTTCTGTCTATTCAGAAGGACCCTCTCTACCCATTCCAGACCACTGAAGCCTACTGGTACTGTCCTATACACATTTCTACAGCAGTAGGTGTCAACATGCGTAGCTAGCTGAAACGTACCGTAAATGAAACCAATGTCTGCAG
The genomic region above belongs to Panicum hallii strain FIL2 chromosome 4, PHallii_v3.1, whole genome shotgun sequence and contains:
- the LOC112889059 gene encoding uncharacterized protein LOC112889059; protein product: MVSQMQLHNEIQTQRNAAMEGFMTKRLQVTQAEEAKMEKQFDTIMEAARDCGVTEDNAQLWIGVLKIAQDKGASYFFLRSLPHGRKALIEHYAREGVHCSEEGNEDADSDEEFENFMITQFMDDSADIGFIYGKYYLVDSGYPNRPGYLAPYKGSKYHLQEFQNANEPQGKEEMFNYAHSSLRNVVERSFGVLKHKWRMLTKIPCYPTQTQTHIIVACMALHNFIRQSGFRDKDFRRCDIDDNYVPDEAYEDQPECEPAPSYLECPHMNGFRDTIALHMLHRG